In Planctomycetota bacterium, a single window of DNA contains:
- a CDS encoding HlyD family efflux transporter periplasmic adaptor subunit: MTHRAPGSDRARTARHARVRRRVVGVLAGAAALTALLAAMAGWGANAQPRAGGGRAGAALTGDRAVAERTSFDVVTTSSGELEARERIEIRSPLDQEATIVQIAAEGIWAKKGDLLMQLNTDSLQQKIDDESLRLRTEAAELGSAQTAFNIQEKDNEANIRQGQLKVDLAQLALQQWREGDVKKKRQDLTLAIDRASLELDRLAERFLRSRELLEEGFVSKDECDRDEVSYIEAISAYNTAVLARDVYEQYELVMEEKSKVSDVDEALANLERIRLTALNELENKRQRLEAQKERATIVERRLRKLEENRAAATILAPSDGLVVYATSMERNSWRGGSEGPLQIGQQVYPNQLLMILPNTTEMMAAVRVSESLAGRVRPGQTATVRIDAAGARTFAATVEGIGVMAETGGWRDPNLREYTVRLAIHSAGNSDLKPAMRCEANITLDTVTDALAVPVQGVFSDGPVHFVYTPEGSRFKRTPIKLGRRSDTRAEIISGLNPGDVVLIREPTPGEILTRDWDTQVLTTLGYKIGADGRPVAGGPPPGMVPPGAGQRPDRARREGAGREGRAGDGARPAPQKPAAEKPAAEKPVAEKPTTEPPAAETPAATPPTPTPTTQRQ; encoded by the coding sequence ATGACGCACCGCGCCCCCGGCTCAGATCGCGCCCGTACGGCCCGCCACGCCCGCGTCCGCCGACGCGTCGTGGGCGTGCTCGCTGGCGCCGCGGCGCTCACCGCCCTGCTCGCCGCCATGGCCGGCTGGGGCGCCAACGCGCAGCCCCGCGCGGGCGGCGGGCGCGCGGGCGCGGCGCTCACCGGCGATCGCGCCGTCGCGGAGCGCACCTCGTTCGACGTCGTGACGACCTCCAGCGGCGAACTCGAGGCCCGCGAGCGCATCGAGATCCGCAGCCCGCTCGACCAGGAAGCCACCATCGTGCAGATCGCCGCCGAGGGCATCTGGGCGAAGAAGGGCGACCTGCTGATGCAGCTCAACACCGACTCGCTGCAGCAGAAGATCGACGACGAGTCGCTGCGACTGCGCACCGAGGCCGCCGAGCTCGGCAGCGCCCAGACCGCCTTCAACATCCAGGAGAAGGACAACGAGGCGAACATCCGCCAGGGGCAGCTCAAGGTCGATCTCGCGCAGCTCGCGCTGCAGCAGTGGCGCGAGGGCGACGTCAAGAAGAAGCGTCAGGACCTGACGCTCGCCATCGACCGCGCCAGCCTCGAGCTCGACCGTCTCGCCGAGCGGTTCCTCCGCAGCCGCGAGCTGCTCGAGGAGGGCTTCGTCAGCAAGGACGAGTGCGACCGCGACGAGGTGTCGTACATCGAGGCGATCTCCGCGTACAACACCGCGGTGCTCGCCCGCGACGTGTACGAGCAGTACGAGCTCGTCATGGAGGAGAAGAGCAAGGTCTCCGACGTCGACGAGGCGCTCGCGAACCTCGAGCGCATCCGCCTCACCGCGCTGAACGAACTCGAGAACAAGCGCCAGCGCCTCGAGGCGCAGAAGGAGCGGGCGACGATCGTCGAACGCCGCCTGCGCAAGCTCGAGGAAAACCGCGCCGCCGCCACCATCCTCGCCCCGAGCGACGGGCTGGTCGTCTACGCCACCTCGATGGAACGCAACTCCTGGCGGGGCGGGAGCGAGGGCCCCCTGCAGATCGGGCAGCAGGTCTACCCGAACCAGTTGCTCATGATCCTGCCCAACACCACCGAGATGATGGCCGCCGTCCGCGTCAGCGAGAGCCTCGCCGGACGCGTCCGCCCGGGACAGACCGCGACCGTGCGCATCGACGCGGCGGGGGCTCGCACGTTCGCCGCCACCGTCGAGGGCATCGGCGTGATGGCCGAGACCGGCGGCTGGCGCGACCCCAACCTCCGCGAGTACACCGTTCGCCTGGCGATCCACTCCGCCGGCAACTCCGACCTCAAGCCCGCCATGCGCTGCGAGGCGAACATCACGCTCGACACCGTCACCGACGCCCTCGCCGTGCCCGTCCAGGGCGTGTTCAGCGACGGGCCCGTCCACTTCGTCTACACGCCCGAGGGCTCGCGCTTCAAGCGCACGCCCATCAAGCTCGGCCGCCGCTCCGACACCCGCGCCGAGATCATCTCGGGCCTCAACCCCGGCGACGTCGTGCTCATCCGCGAGCCCACCCCCGGCGAGATCCTCACCCGCGATTGGGACACCCAGGTCCTCACCACCCTCGGCTACAAGATCGGCGCCGACGGCCGCCCCGTCGCCGGCGGCCCGCCCCCCGGCATGGTCCCGCCCGGCGCCGGCCAACGCCCCGACCGCGCCCGACGTGAAGGTGCCGGTCGCGAAGGCCGCGCCGGCGACGGCGCCCGACCCGCCCCGCAGAAGCCCGCCGCCGAGAAGCCCGCCGCTGAGAAGCCCGTCGCCGAGAAGCCCACCACCGAGCCTCCCGCGGCGGAGACCCCCGCCGCGACGCCACCTACCCCGACCCCCACGACGCAGCGTCAGTAG
- a CDS encoding HD domain-containing protein has product MLRVPIVEAREGMILAEPVLHPGSARTVLLRTGARLESHAITRLREMGVRELWVRVPGLDDLVRIVDPQFRDSCRELTQSLAASMDGAIAGSSVEVDFRSYRRTVMGMIERLVMNPRAGVFLSELGDQAHPPARHAGNVCALSLMMGLKLDFYLVRERARLAAGVARDISPLGVGALFHDIGMTRLSPDALERWNRTFDESDPAWREHPALGFDLVKDSLEPAAAAVVLHHHQRWDGEGFPCIPTLEGACVPPRASGIHVFARIVAVAETFERFRHPAHAPGARDDLTPPRPAVRALAMMRRAETRARLDPVVLRALAEVAPPYPPGSLVTLSDGRRGAVVTWTAEDPCRPTVEILGTLTPSRRAEARRERIDLRATTDLHVAEIDGHAVAGDNFEPLAEDISLSTLCGRLDGRQSASAGAGSPKAA; this is encoded by the coding sequence ATGCTGCGGGTGCCGATCGTGGAAGCGCGCGAGGGGATGATCCTCGCCGAGCCGGTGCTGCACCCGGGCTCGGCGCGGACGGTGCTGCTCCGCACGGGGGCACGGCTGGAATCGCACGCCATCACGCGTCTGCGCGAGATGGGCGTGCGCGAACTCTGGGTGCGCGTGCCGGGGCTCGACGACCTGGTGCGGATCGTGGACCCGCAGTTCCGGGATTCGTGCCGCGAACTCACGCAGAGCCTGGCGGCGTCGATGGACGGCGCGATCGCGGGGTCGTCGGTCGAGGTGGATTTCCGGTCGTACCGGCGCACGGTGATGGGCATGATCGAGCGGCTGGTGATGAACCCGCGGGCGGGCGTGTTTCTCTCCGAACTGGGGGACCAGGCGCACCCGCCCGCGCGCCACGCGGGCAACGTGTGCGCGCTGAGCCTCATGATGGGGCTGAAGCTCGACTTCTATCTCGTGCGCGAGCGGGCGCGCTTGGCGGCGGGCGTGGCGCGCGACATCTCGCCCCTGGGCGTGGGCGCCTTGTTCCACGACATCGGCATGACGCGCCTGTCGCCCGACGCGCTGGAGCGCTGGAACCGGACGTTCGACGAGTCGGACCCCGCGTGGCGCGAGCACCCGGCGCTGGGCTTTGATCTGGTGAAGGACTCGCTGGAGCCGGCGGCGGCGGCGGTGGTGCTGCACCACCACCAGCGCTGGGACGGGGAGGGGTTCCCGTGCATCCCGACGCTCGAGGGCGCGTGCGTCCCGCCGCGGGCGTCGGGGATTCACGTGTTCGCGCGGATCGTGGCGGTGGCGGAGACGTTCGAGCGATTCCGCCACCCGGCGCACGCGCCGGGCGCGCGCGACGATCTGACGCCCCCGCGCCCGGCGGTGCGCGCGCTGGCGATGATGCGCCGGGCCGAGACGCGCGCGCGTCTGGACCCGGTCGTGCTGCGGGCGCTGGCGGAGGTGGCCCCGCCCTACCCGCCGGGCAGCCTGGTGACGCTGTCGGACGGTCGGCGCGGGGCGGTGGTGACGTGGACGGCGGAGGACCCGTGCCGCCCCACGGTGGAGATCCTCGGCACGCTGACGCCGTCGCGTCGTGCCGAAGCGCGGCGTGAGCGGATCGACCTGCGTGCGACGACGGACCTGCACGTGGCGGAGATCGACGGGCACGCGGTGGCGGGCGACAACTTCGAGCCGCTGGCCGAGGACATCAGCCTGTCGACGCTGTGCGGGCGGCTGGACGGGCGGCAGAGCGCGTCGGCGGGCGCCGGGTCGCCGAAGGCGGCGTGA
- a CDS encoding LOG family protein yields the protein MPLDEPQDRPEAVVDAMAEAAGGPVSPVARRADSPEVLQAIDRLIEQTGGRPGTFAARLVRELVQTSLKLIPDGRDTGEIKLFTNAVKELRYAYRVFAKFRDPHKVTIFGSARTPEAHPDFTACVEFSRLMAEAGWMSITGAGLGIMQAGHVGPGRDASFGVAIRLPFETSANPVIAGDEKLINFRYFFTRKLMFVSQAEAVALFPGGFGTLDEAFEALTLVQTGKSTPIPIVLVEGAGGDYWRSWDGWVRSQLLARGWISPEDPGIYHLARDPRDAAEHIFRFYRVYHSSRYLRDRLVIRLRGTLTPEALDALNTEFAVLVKSGRIEQSPGPLEGEDGPPGLPRLHFHHTKHKFGLVRALIDRINSFEPA from the coding sequence ATGCCGCTGGATGAACCACAGGATCGCCCGGAGGCGGTGGTCGACGCGATGGCCGAGGCCGCGGGCGGGCCGGTGAGCCCGGTCGCCCGGCGTGCGGACTCGCCCGAGGTGCTGCAGGCGATCGACCGGCTGATCGAGCAGACGGGCGGGCGGCCCGGGACGTTCGCGGCGCGTCTGGTGCGCGAGCTGGTGCAGACGTCGCTGAAGTTGATCCCCGACGGGCGGGACACGGGCGAGATCAAGCTCTTCACGAACGCGGTGAAGGAGCTTCGGTACGCGTACCGGGTGTTCGCGAAGTTCCGCGACCCGCACAAGGTGACGATCTTCGGGAGCGCGCGGACGCCCGAGGCGCACCCGGATTTCACGGCGTGCGTGGAGTTCAGCCGCCTGATGGCCGAGGCGGGGTGGATGAGCATCACGGGGGCGGGGCTGGGGATCATGCAGGCGGGGCACGTGGGGCCCGGGCGCGACGCGAGCTTCGGGGTGGCGATCCGCCTGCCGTTCGAGACGAGCGCGAACCCGGTGATCGCGGGCGACGAGAAGCTGATCAACTTCCGGTATTTCTTTACGCGCAAGCTGATGTTCGTGTCGCAGGCGGAGGCGGTGGCGCTCTTTCCGGGCGGGTTCGGGACACTGGACGAGGCGTTCGAGGCGCTGACGCTGGTGCAGACGGGCAAGAGCACGCCGATCCCGATCGTGCTGGTGGAGGGGGCGGGGGGCGACTACTGGCGCTCGTGGGACGGGTGGGTGCGGTCGCAGTTGCTGGCGCGCGGGTGGATCAGCCCGGAGGACCCGGGGATCTATCACCTGGCGCGCGACCCGCGCGACGCGGCGGAGCACATCTTCCGGTTTTATCGGGTGTACCACTCGTCGCGGTACCTGCGCGACCGGCTGGTGATCCGCCTGCGCGGGACGTTGACGCCCGAGGCGCTCGACGCGCTCAACACCGAGTTCGCGGTGCTCGTGAAGTCCGGGCGGATCGAGCAGAGCCCGGGCCCGCTGGAGGGCGAGGACGGCCCGCCGGGCCTGCCGCGCCTGCACTTCCACCACACGAAGCACAAGTTCGGGCTCGTGCGGGCGCTCATCGACCGGATCAACTCGTTCGAGCCTGCGTAA